One genomic window of Plasmodium falciparum 3D7 genome assembly, chromosome: 10 includes the following:
- a CDS encoding methionine--tRNA ligase, putative has translation MKIYFIFILFLYLNFFILIIEILSKDIIKTRRSFPSYIKDGEKRKSNKIKRKRIKNDAYINVYRKNILDSINIKGDQNKIKEKWLQNLKKKKAFDKISVRLSNYNDDKKEIFDITFVNNKEDRNDDNYDNKSCIKKVCNAEEYLLISTPVYYSNDRPHIGHAYCNILCDVLYKYEKLKGVEKKKKGIIFFSGMDEHGLKIEKKCNKNKMKIIEYIDDISNYYKDMNKKLSVDVNLFYRTSYSFHKMFVQNVWKYLVHNNYIYKDTYKGYYNINEERYISEQELREGKYKIDNENIIYVEEENSYFFNILKFKDYLIDFYEKNENFIYPPYLRKQVIYTLKNELRNICISRYNTKWAIQIPNEAEGTIYVWFDALLSYVSSMLYLHKIKKNNNNNNNNNNKNNNNNNNKNNNNKNNKNNNNVINCTNGTKDVNISSTCDTDSPICSYDDILNIVNLNANNNNTQSNILPHISSNICDEKKNEKREKNIPFNKVIGKKFWNPFIQVIGKDILNFHAILYICLLKSLNLELPQKILCHGLIKNENIKMSKSLNNVVNPFDLLKKYNPDVLRLYFMGCGSIYEDKNYKEQNIESFELFLRNNVGNLLYRVVSLCIENNYNMVPVIKTNDYDSNIILNEWKDNIKNKLIPYLDNMEYIQFLELIMTLIKNVNKFFVHNTPWNYKKDTQHFHTTIYVTLECMKYFSILMFPFIPNISLAILRNIGFDDIDEENISLDMLETRTTKFMLNGLIKIV, from the coding sequence atgaaaatttattttatttttatattatttttgtatctaaatttttttattttaattatagaaatattaagcaaagatataataaaaactaGACGCTCTTTTCCTTCATATATAAAGGATGgagagaaaagaaaaagcaataaaataaaaagaaaacgaataaaaaatgatgcttatataaatgtttataggaaaaatatattggatagcataaatataaaaggtgatcaaaataaaattaaagaaaaatggttgcagaatttaaaaaagaaaaaagcaTTTGACAAAATAAGTGTGCGTTTatcaaattataatgatgataaaaaagagATATTTGATATAACgtttgtaaataataaagaagacaggaatgatgataattatgataataagagTTGTATTAAAAAAGTTTGTAATGCTGAAGAATATTTACTTATTAGTACTCCTGtatattattcaaatgaTAGACCACATATAGGTCATGcatattgtaatatattatgtgacgttctatataaatatgaaaaattaaaaggggtagagaaaaagaaaaagggtataatttttttttcaggtATGGATGAGCACGGTTTAAAAATTGAAAAGAagtgtaataaaaataaaatgaaaataattgaatatattgatgatatatctaattattataaagataTGAATAAGAAATTAAGTGTGGatgtaaatttattttataggaCATCTTATTCATTTCATAAAATGTTTGTTCAGAATGTATGGAAATATTTAgtacataataattatatatataaagatacatataaaggttattataatattaatgaagaAAGATATATAAGTGAACAAGAATTAAGAGaaggtaaatataaaatagataatgaaaatattatatatgttgaaGAGGAAAAtagttatttttttaatatattaaaatttaaagaTTATTTAATTGATTTCTATGAAAAGaatgaaaattttatatatccaCCATATTTAAGAAAACAGGTAATTTATAccttaaaaaatgaattaagaaatatatgtataagtaGGTATAATACAAAGTGGGCAATACAAATACCTAATGAAGCAGAAGGTACTATCTACGTGTGGTTTGATGCTTTGTTATCATATGTAAGTTCTATGTTATAtctacataaaataaaaaaaaataataataataataataataataataataaaaataataataataataataataaaaataataataataaaaataataaaaataataacaatgttATAAATTGTACAAATGGTACAAAAGATGTGAATATATCCTCTACATGCGATACGGATTCTCCCATTTGCTCATATgatgatattttaaatatcgTAAATTTGAAtgctaataataataatacacaaaGTAATATACTTCCACATATAAGCAGCAACATatgtgatgaaaaaaaaaatgaaaaaagagaaaaaaatattccatTCAACAAAGTAATCGGTAAAAAATTCTGGAATCCATTTATCCAAGTTATAGGTAAAGATATTTTGAATTTCCATGccatattgtatatatgtttgttgAAAAGTTTAAATCTTGAGCTTCCACAAAAAATTCTATGTCAtggtttaataaaaaatgaaaatataaaaatgtccAAGAGCTTAAATAATGTTGTAAATCCATTTgaccttttaaaaaaatataatccaGATGTATTacgtttatattttatgggATGTGGTAGTATTTAtgaagataaaaattataaagaacaaaatatagAGTCATTCgaattatttttaagaaataacGTAGGCAATCTATTATATCGTGTAGTATCCTTATgtatagaaaataattataatatggttcctgttataaaaacaaatgatTATGAttctaatattattttaaatgagtggaaagataatataaagaataaactCATACCATATCTTGATAATATGGAATATATTCAATTTTTGGAACTTATTATgacattaataaaaaatgtaaataaattttttgtacATAATACACCAtggaattataaaaaagatacaCAACATTTTCACACAACTATTTATGTTACTCTGGAGtgtatgaaatatttttctatattaatGTTCCCATTTATACCAAACATTTCTTTGgctattttaagaaatattgGTTTCGATGACATTGACGAGGAGAATATATCTCTCGACATGTTGGAAACAAGGACGACAAAATTTATGCTTAATGGGTTGATAAAAATAGTGTga